The following DNA comes from Alnus glutinosa chromosome 6, dhAlnGlut1.1, whole genome shotgun sequence.
GAGGGATATTCATCAGGAaaacggaaaaagaaaaaagaaaaagaaagaagcataAAAAATACACTTTCTTATGGATTGAGATCCATGGTATTGTATGGGTGTAAtattttttgagtaatgataTATACACTCTTACTTTTTCATACTTATTTTTTCACACtcttaggtggcttttaaaaccacAATTGGCTTTGGTATGAATCTTTATAGGATTTTAATCTaacggtaattttaaaagccacctaaggGTGTGGAGAAGTGGGAgtgtgtgtaacattactcttttttgtGGGTCGCTTATTTAAAATGAATGGCTCAAATTGCAATGACAcagtcaaaaaaataaagtagagATTTTTTTATGATTGTTTCGTGACTTGGGTAGTTCAGTCACTCAAAAAAAGTGGTTTGGGGGTGATTTGGCCATACCCTCCGGCCAAATATGGGATGATCGAACGATGCCatgttcggccaccccaaaccacTCCTTCTAGGTGGTGGAATCACCCACTTTGAGTGGTTCTGCCACCAAATAATCACCTAAAAAGCtattctaacaacttttttatttttggttttattgCTAGGATCTCAAATGAATGgcccataaatatatatattacgtcGCTAAATATTGGATGAGATCTTGACTGTTTTGCCAAGTAAATGCTGGCTAATTCTAGTAGGGAGAAGATGAGGTCGTGGTCCTGAGATTTTTCCTGTTAAAGAGCAGcatgttctcttttttttcttttttcttttctttttttttttttttttctttttttttttcatttttttgagagaaaagagCGGCAtgttaccatatatatatatatatatatatatatatatatatatatatatatatatattaaaatattaattaaatggttaaattaattttcttttatcaacATAAACTTTCAGAATAAATAGTagtttaacatgatatcataacaaaaaaatttaaatttcaacatTATCTCTATCATTcacttcttattttaattaagagtaatgctaaaaactgCATTATTATCTCATAAACAATGCTAACGTAGCAGTCTTAACCAATTATTGAATTAATCATTgtcaaaaaaactaaaaaaaataagaatttattgAGATTATAAATTaatactataaaataaaaatgtgatttcaaTCAAATATTCAAAAGTGATAAGTTAACGGTGGTCTGTTGTAATTGTCAAGCCAATCAAAACCATGGCATCATGCGGAGTTATGCATGAAAATGCACGTCTTCTTTTAACATGGCCAAATGGCCAAACATAACCAGTTTGGCAATCTGCCAAATACGAGTAAAACATGGCCCTTTATGCTATAGCTTAACTTTTAGGAATAGgattattttcatttcaaataaaaattgatattatttattttatagtcaagatttaaaattgatatatctaatagtgtatatgatttcacattatttaagaAAGACGTGtcaacatttactttatatacaCTGTTAGATGCATTAATATTAAGTTCtgatattttatttgaaataaatagtatcaattttattaaattaaatggtaaGGATTTTTATGCCTACATTATTGATGTACAAGGCTCCATACTCAGAGTAAAActcataattaattaagttgtaAATAACTTGgaaacaaattttgaattttcaatcttgCAACTTCTAGTAGCCAAAAAGCAGTTCCatccataaataaaaaggaaacaaGTAACACGTATATCTCATGCATAGTTTAGTTAAAGTGACCAGTATTGGAGTGAAATTAATTGTTTGAATTGCATGTAATATGTGCAGTCTGGTCGAGACACACTGGTTCGGGCCAATGGACCCGCACCTTAGGCTGTTTGGGCAGATGGGTTCTGCACCGACTCTCTCTCATTACCTAAATATATTACATGCAATTCAAAACAACTAATTGcaatcaaccaaaacaaaagtaaaTCAGAGTATTACTAATGGTTAATCACTCAATAATCAATAGGTGTCATGCTTTAACCACAAGTTCTATTCCCTTCGtaatgagtgatttttttttttaaaaaaaaaaattaaagccctAATGGGTTAAGTTAACCGTGTATTTAAGGATGTAAATTATCATAGTCGCTCATGATCAGGTTCGAGCTTGGCTTGGGATCACTTCATTTATTAACCGACAAAGctgaaataaatttttaggcTGATTTATTAAACGAGCTGAACTCGTATAAACTTAACTcgacttatataatttattttttattatattattttaattttataatgagAATATCTTAAGTactttaaaagataaaataaaatcattttaatatgatatatatagcttgaattattgtGATTGTGAGTCTTAAAATTGATATACACGTGTTTTTGTGTATGTATAAATACATGTGTGTGTTCTtgtataattaatttatatatgtacTATAAAACATTTATATAAATTCTAGATAGAATTGTTTAATATTCAagttaatttgttaattaattaaaatatgtttttctttaaaaaaaatatttaattaattaattattagtatgGATTTTTACTTGGATAAAAAACAAACGATTAAATCCTTAATAGAATCGTAAATTTTGAAGTACAATAAATGCGTTTCCAACTACGATTGGGTATTTGGGTATATATGATACCCAGCCTGGCAGCCTCTCGCCTCACCGTATTCTCCAGCTGGTAAATATTTCCGTTAAACGACTTGCAGCACAACTTCAAGAGGAAGGGTGAAGCACGCGCTACTTCACTGGTAGTTTAACGGAAAGACACCAAGACAGGAGGAACTACGAACCCTACCTTAATCTCCAGAGTATGTGACACGTGTCCCCAGCCACAGCCTTGTTAACGGGTTACAATTTGCTTTATATGCATTAAAACCCCGTCCCCAAGCAACAAAATACagactctctcactctctctctctctctctctctgaccaACCCAATCCCTttgctctctttttctttctctctttcttgcgAGTTTCCTCTGTTTAAGGCGGTTTtgctaaaataaaaggaaggtTTTGAGAGAAACAGAGGCTAGGAAACAATGATGCGACGGAGAGAAATCGCTCCGTTCAACGACTTTGGGACGGATGACATTGAGGCCGCCGATGTCTTGCTCATGCTCCATTTGCCGCGTGTATTCCTTAAGGTGGAGTCGGAGAGTTGCTGTGGACTTTTTCCGTCATGGGCCGTGAAGAGAAGGAGATCTTACGGCCGTTCAATGCAATCTTTCCTTGTGCTTCGTCCTGGGATCACTGGGTCTGGTGGGGTGGGTCCCAAGTGTGAGCCGGGAGGTGCACCGGCGGCCAAGGCCGAGGCTTTGAGTCCGGGGACCCCTCTTTCCTTCCCGCCCAGTAGCGAATCGGACGACAAGCCCAAGAAAGACCGGAAAAGAAAATTCCCTCTGAAAAGGgtatttatctcttttcttttgcatTCTTGATAAATTTTCTTGATGAAATTCAATTTTCTTTGTGTTGTAACTACTGGGTTTTGTGTTTGAACGGCATCTCCGCCTCACTTTTccattcttttataattttcttgacGAAATTCTATTTTCTTGGTGCGTTGACTACTGGGATTTGTCTCTCTGTTGCTTTTTCACTGTTCTTCTATTATTATCTTGACGAAATTCGGTTTTCTTGGAGTGTTGACCGCTGGTTTTTGTCTCTCTCTTGCTTTTTTCCatctttcttttataattttcttggaGTTTTTAACTCTGGCTCTGatggttcttttttctttcttcttttttagaggttttaatttttaatttatattctacattctaatttgtgtttttttgggtgttcttGATGTTGTAGAAGAGAGAGGAGTGGCTGGTGATTATGGACGGATTAACTCAGGACAGGGCTTCGCTAAAAGAGGCGAGTTTTCTTTTCATTCGTTACTATTGATTTGTCAGTTTCTTTATCTCCTAAATTTCCAATTTTTGTGTCAAGAAAATTCGCAACAATGATTTCTATCTATAACTCTCTTTGTGAAATCCAAACAGGAAATTGAGAATATGAGGCGTAAATGCGAGAGCTTGAGAGCTTTCAATTTGGAGTTGAAGGCAAAggtaattatcattattattttattttttttcctgataaAAACTTTTTCTGAGTTAGATCTAATGTGTATATATTTTGGAATTATAATTGATAATCAAC
Coding sequences within:
- the LOC133871079 gene encoding uncharacterized protein LOC133871079 — encoded protein: MMRRREIAPFNDFGTDDIEAADVLLMLHLPRVFLKVESESCCGLFPSWAVKRRRSYGRSMQSFLVLRPGITGSGGVGPKCEPGGAPAAKAEALSPGTPLSFPPSSESDDKPKKDRKRKFPLKRKREEWLVIMDGLTQDRASLKEEIENMRRKCESLRAFNLELKAKLSPGPCLETGKIGAEENKETAQIGQLQPSLPPSSTGFGVAHCIMGPSGLPDLNLCAEGTVGIDSYGPFDLNLANKNFSRTMAAQARQRRTLIRRIKKLQQCG